The following DNA comes from Streptococcus pasteurianus.
TTGAGAAAGCAGTAAAGCCTATTTTTTTCTCAATTAATTCTCAATTAGAAAATGATTTGTCTAGCCAAACGCTAAGTAATGTCATTGATAATCTATATCGCGAAGCAAATTAAAAATAATAATTCCAAAAGGAAAAAATTTATGAAAGCAATGCAATTAACAACATATGACAAAAATAATATTACACTTGATCTTGTTCAGGTTGAAAAACCTGAAATTAATGCCAGACAAGTGTTACTTAAAGTTACCGCAGCTGGTGTTAATCCACTCGATAATATGATCTCTCGTGGTGAAGTAAAACTAATCGTTCCCTATAAAATTCCTTTGATTCCTGGTAATGAAGTTGTTGGGATAGTAGAAGCAATTGGTGAACAAGTATCAGGTTTTGAAGAAGGTGAACGTGTTTATGCTAGATTGCCATTGGATAGTATTGGAGCTTTTGCTGAATATGTAGCTGTTGACTACTCAGCCTTAGCTAAAGTTCCAGATTATTTAAGCGATATTGAAGCGGCAGCTGTTCCTCTCACAGCATTGACAGTTTTTCAAGCATTTGAGTTAATGCAGGTTAAAAGAGGTAAAACAATTTTTATTTCAGGTGGTACTGGAGGGCTTGGTGCCATGGCGATTCCCTTGGCTAAAGCTAGGGGGTTAACTGTTATTACGAGTGGTAATGCAGCTAATGAGCAGCGTGTGCTAGATCTTGGGGCTGATCGTTTTATTAATTATCAAACAGACGATTATAGTAAATTGCTTTCGAATGTTGACTATGTTTTAGATACTTTAGGTGGAAAAGAGACAGAAAAACAAATGACCATCTTAAAAAAAGGCGGACAGATAGTTTCGTTGAAAGGAATGCCTAATAGAGCTTTTGCGAAGCGCATGGAATTTTCAAAATGGAAACAATTATTGTTTGGATTAGCAGGTCATTCATTTGATAAACTTGCGACTAAATATGGTGTTATTTATCATTTTATTTTTGTTGAAGCGAATGGTAGACAACTTCAAGAGATATCAAATATTTTAGCAGAACGCAAACTTAGACCTTCAATTGATACAGTATATTCTTTAGATGCTATCAATAGTGCACTCGATAAAGTCGCTAATGGTCATTCACGTGGAAAGACAGTCATTCAATTTTAGTGAAAAGATAACATTGAAGACTTGAGTGACTATGATTTTTTATTATTACCTTTATTAAACAACAGCCTCTACAAGGTTGTTGTTTTTTGTCAGCATGATTCATTTTTTACTATAATCTAGATTTTCTAAAAGATTTACCACATATATTAACCATTTCTGACTATTAAATTCAGCTAAATTATGGTAAAATAAGGGCTATGGAAATTGAAAAAACCAATCGTATGAATGCTCTTTTTGAGTTCTATGCTGCTTTGTTAACGGATAAGCAGATGAATTATATTGAACTATATTATGCGGATGATTATAGTTTGGCAGAAATCGCTGAAGAATTCGGTGTGAGCCGTCAAGCAGTCTATGATAACATTAAACGAACAGAAAAAATTTTAGAAGCTTACGAGATGAAGTTGCACATGTATTCGGACTATATTGTTCGGAGCCAAATTTTTGACGATATTTTAGAAAAATATCCTGATGATGAATTTTTGAAAGAGAGAATTTCCGTTTTGAGTAGTATTGATAATCGTGATTAATCCGCGTATTACTCACTAAACAGAAGAACATTTGTAAAATTATAGAGATACTTAGGTAGGAGAAAAGATATTATGGCTTTTGAAAGTTTGACAGAACGCCTGCAAGGGGTGTTTAAAAATATTCGCGGAAAGAAGAAGTTGTCTGAAAAAGACGTCCAAGAAGTCACAAAAGAAATTCGTCTGGCATTGCTTGAAGCTGACGTTGCTTTGCCAGTTGTTAAGACTTTCATCAAGCGCGTGCGTGAACGTGCAGTTGGTCATGAAATCATTGATACACTTGACCCAACACAACAAATCGTTAAGATTGTTAACGAAGAATTGACTGAAATTCTTGGTTCTGAAACAGCTGAACTTGAAAAATCACCTAAAATTCCAACAATTATTATGATGGTCGGTCTCCAAGGTGCTGGTAAAACAACATTTGCAGGGAAATTAGCTAACAAGCTGATTAAAGATGAAAATGCACGTCCGTTGATGATTGCTGCCGATATTTACCGCCCAGCGGCTATCGACCAATTAAAAACACTTGGTAGTCAAATCAATGTGCCAGTTTTTGACATGGGAACTGACCACTCAGCTGTTGAAATCGTGACAAATGGTTTGGCACAAGCCAAAGAAAATCACAACGATTACGTTATCATTGATACGGCTGGTCGTTTGCAAATTGACGAAAAACTCATGGAAGAACTCCGTGATGTTAAAGCTTTAGCAAATCCAAATGAAATTCTTTTGGTTGTTGATAGTATGATTGGTCAAGAAGCTGCCAACGTCGCTGACGAATTCAACAAGCAATTGGACATCACAGGGGTTGTTTTAACTAAGATTGATGGTGATACACGTGGTGGTGCTGCGCTTTCAATCCGCGAAATCACTAGTAAACCAATCAAATTCACTGGTACTGGTGAAAAAATTACGGACATCGAAACTTTCCACCCAGACCGCATGTCTAGCCGTATTCTTGGCATGGGTGATTTGCTGACATTGATTGAAAAAGCCAGCCAAGAATATGACGAGAAAAAATCATTGGAACTCGCAGAAAAAATGCGTGAAAATACCTTTGATTTCAACGATTTCATCGACCAATTAGACCAAGTTCAAAACATGGGACCTATGGAAGATTTGCTTAAAATGATTCCTGGTATGGCAAACAACCCAGCGCTAAAAAACTTTAAAGTTGATGAAAAAGCTGTCGCTCGTAAACGTGCTATCGTGTCATCAATGACACCAGAAGAACGTGAAAATCCTGATTTGCTCAACCCAAGCCGCCGTCGCCGTATTGCTGCAGGTTCAGGAAATAGTTTCGTTGAAGTCAATAAATTCATTAAAGATTTCAACCAAGCAAAACAAATGATGCAAGGTGTTATGTCTGGTGACATGGAAAAAGCAATGAAGAAAATGGGAATCAACCCAAATAATCTCCCTAAAAATATGCCAAACGGTATGGATATGTCGTCACTTGAAGGCATGATGGGCGGTAATGGTATGCCAGACCTTTCAGCACTTGGTGGCGGAGATATGGATCTTAGCCAAATGATGGGCGGCGGTCTAAAAGGGAAAGTCGGCGAATTTGCGATGAAGCAATCAATGAAACGCATGGCAAATAAAATGAAAAAAGCGAAGAAAAAACGCCGTAAATAATGTTAGATAAAACAAACGAAGCTGAGACAAAAGTCTAGCTTCGTTTTTAGTTTGTTTTTGTTAATTTACTAAAAATAAAGTTTTCAAGACATCCTTTGATTTGATTCAGTAAATTTCTCATAACATCTTTCCGAAAAACTGTAATTTTCTTGAAAATTAAATCAGTCTGTGATATACTCCTATTGTAAAGACATCTCAGGAGAATTTTAGATGAAACGTGAAAAATTACTTGAAAAAATTGATGAACTTAAAGAAATAATGCCTTGGTACGTCTTGGACTATTACCAATCAAAACTTTCAGTTCCTTATAGCTTCACAACTTTATATGAATACTTAAAAGAATATCGCCGATTTTTCGAATGGCTTTTGGATTCTGGAATTTCAGATGTTACTAAAATTGCTGATGTTGAGTTAACAACCCTGGAACATCTTTCTAAAAAAGACATGGAATCATTCATCCTTTATCTGCGTGAACGTCCTTCTTTGAACACTTATTCAACAAAACAAGGTGTCTCACAAACAACGATTAATCGGACGTTATCAGCACTTTCAAGCCTGTTTAAATACCTAACAGAAGAGGTCGAAGATGAAAATGGTGAGCCCTACTTCTATCGAAATGTCATGAAAAAAATCGCTACTAAGAAGAAAAAAGAAACGCTGGCAGCTCGAGCTGAAAATATAAAAGGCAAACTTTTCCTAGGTGACGAGACCATGGCATTTATCGACTATATCGATACAGAGTATCAAAATAAGCTCTCTCACCGCGCCCTCTCCTCCTTCCAAAAGAATAAGGAGCGTGATTTAGCGCTTATTGCTCTTCTGCTTGCCTCTGGTGTCCGTCTTTCAGAAGCTGTTAATCTTGATTTGAAAGACTTAAACCTTAATATGATGGTTATCGAAGTCACTCGTAAAGGTGGAAAACGTGATTCTGTCAATGTTGCTAACTTTGCTAAGCCTTATTTAGAAGCTTATTTACAAATCAGAGCGCCTCGCTATAAGGCGGAAAAACAAGACCAAGCTCTCTTTTTAACAGAATATCGCGGTGTTCCTAACCGTATTGATGCTTCAAGCGTTGAAAAGTTAGTTGCTAAATATTCTCAAGATTTCAAAGTTCGTGTAACACCCCATAAACTGCGCCACACACTTGCAACACGTCTTTACGATGCTACTAAATCACAAGTCCTAGTTAGCCACCAATTAGGACATGCCAGCACACAAGTTACCGACTTATACACCCATATCGTCAACGACGAACAAAAAAACGCTTTAGATAAGCTTTAAAAATTAACCTGAACTATTAATAAGTTCAGGTTTTTTATCATCTCCTTGCTGACAAATAAATAATGAATGTTCTAAATGTGTTTTACATAATATTATTTATGTAAAACTAAACTTCAAGTGGCATGAAATTGCCGACAATCTTACCAATGATTTGAGGATTTTCATCATAAGGCGCGAATTTATCGGCGTAGTGTTTGTTGAGTGAGACTAAACGAAGTCCGTCCTCTTCTCGATAAACTTTCTTAATATAAGTTTGCCCATCCCAATCAACAGCATAGATAGCACCGTCATAATCAAAACCTGTTTGCTTAATCAAGACAACCTCACCATTTAAATAAGTTGGTTCCATTGAATCCCCAAAGACCCATGAAGCAAAGTCATGGTCAAGTTGTTCATCATAAAAAACAGTATCATAATTACCGTCACCAAAATAAGAATATCCAGTACCTGCAGATAATTTTTCAAAAACCTTGTAAGCATAATATTTAGGCAACTGAACTATTTTTTCTTGCTCTTTGAGTAAATCGTCAGCATAATTTTCGAGTTTGTGACGATTGTCTTGATTGAGTTTGAAATAGGTATCAACAATGTGATATTCAGATACAAAATAAGTTTCCTCGACATCGAGCAACCGACTCAAGAGGTTAAGATTTTTTTGATTTGGCTTTGTTTTGCCATTTTCCCAATTAAAGTAGGAAACTCTAGAAATATTAAGTAATTTAGCTACTTCTGCCTGTGAGTAACCTTTTTCTTCTCTAATATTTTTTAACTTTTCTCCAGAAAACATAAGCTCCCTCCTTGTTAGTTTATAAACTAACAATATTATAAAAAAATAAACCTAAAAAAGCAAGGGCTTAGCCCCTACTTCTGTTAATTTTTATGTGATGAAATTTCGACTTGTGTTCCTTTATCGATTTGACTATCGATAGTGATGTTTAGGTTAAGGGTGTCTAAAACT
Coding sequences within:
- a CDS encoding LexA family transcriptional regulator codes for the protein MFSGEKLKNIREEKGYSQAEVAKLLNISRVSYFNWENGKTKPNQKNLNLLSRLLDVEETYFVSEYHIVDTYFKLNQDNRHKLENYADDLLKEQEKIVQLPKYYAYKVFEKLSAGTGYSYFGDGNYDTVFYDEQLDHDFASWVFGDSMEPTYLNGEVVLIKQTGFDYDGAIYAVDWDGQTYIKKVYREEDGLRLVSLNKHYADKFAPYDENPQIIGKIVGNFMPLEV
- a CDS encoding NADP-dependent oxidoreductase, with protein sequence MKAMQLTTYDKNNITLDLVQVEKPEINARQVLLKVTAAGVNPLDNMISRGEVKLIVPYKIPLIPGNEVVGIVEAIGEQVSGFEEGERVYARLPLDSIGAFAEYVAVDYSALAKVPDYLSDIEAAAVPLTALTVFQAFELMQVKRGKTIFISGGTGGLGAMAIPLAKARGLTVITSGNAANEQRVLDLGADRFINYQTDDYSKLLSNVDYVLDTLGGKETEKQMTILKKGGQIVSLKGMPNRAFAKRMEFSKWKQLLFGLAGHSFDKLATKYGVIYHFIFVEANGRQLQEISNILAERKLRPSIDTVYSLDAINSALDKVANGHSRGKTVIQF
- the ffh gene encoding signal recognition particle protein yields the protein MAFESLTERLQGVFKNIRGKKKLSEKDVQEVTKEIRLALLEADVALPVVKTFIKRVRERAVGHEIIDTLDPTQQIVKIVNEELTEILGSETAELEKSPKIPTIIMMVGLQGAGKTTFAGKLANKLIKDENARPLMIAADIYRPAAIDQLKTLGSQINVPVFDMGTDHSAVEIVTNGLAQAKENHNDYVIIDTAGRLQIDEKLMEELRDVKALANPNEILLVVDSMIGQEAANVADEFNKQLDITGVVLTKIDGDTRGGAALSIREITSKPIKFTGTGEKITDIETFHPDRMSSRILGMGDLLTLIEKASQEYDEKKSLELAEKMRENTFDFNDFIDQLDQVQNMGPMEDLLKMIPGMANNPALKNFKVDEKAVARKRAIVSSMTPEERENPDLLNPSRRRRIAAGSGNSFVEVNKFIKDFNQAKQMMQGVMSGDMEKAMKKMGINPNNLPKNMPNGMDMSSLEGMMGGNGMPDLSALGGGDMDLSQMMGGGLKGKVGEFAMKQSMKRMANKMKKAKKKRRK
- the xerS gene encoding tyrosine recombinase XerS — its product is MKREKLLEKIDELKEIMPWYVLDYYQSKLSVPYSFTTLYEYLKEYRRFFEWLLDSGISDVTKIADVELTTLEHLSKKDMESFILYLRERPSLNTYSTKQGVSQTTINRTLSALSSLFKYLTEEVEDENGEPYFYRNVMKKIATKKKKETLAARAENIKGKLFLGDETMAFIDYIDTEYQNKLSHRALSSFQKNKERDLALIALLLASGVRLSEAVNLDLKDLNLNMMVIEVTRKGGKRDSVNVANFAKPYLEAYLQIRAPRYKAEKQDQALFLTEYRGVPNRIDASSVEKLVAKYSQDFKVRVTPHKLRHTLATRLYDATKSQVLVSHQLGHASTQVTDLYTHIVNDEQKNALDKL
- a CDS encoding putative DNA-binding protein yields the protein MEIEKTNRMNALFEFYAALLTDKQMNYIELYYADDYSLAEIAEEFGVSRQAVYDNIKRTEKILEAYEMKLHMYSDYIVRSQIFDDILEKYPDDEFLKERISVLSSIDNRD